One genomic region from Amphiprion ocellaris isolate individual 3 ecotype Okinawa chromosome 20, ASM2253959v1, whole genome shotgun sequence encodes:
- the si:ch211-266g18.10 gene encoding titin isoform X20: protein MAEGAKPASATAAGGSNGAAAPQPGFLRSGALSLLNKLKVSVELLIALAALLSWVVVGVVMFDFVEYKAVPDIQQIITDPVKAVNDAVDEATSLLNKFQECAPDLSDPMSAATYAAEEISAAKDGVVRYFSDEEGTFYLSYIDPVVIGRRAFHSTNDFMCGVVGGCRDTLCTVVDSILDTIQEINKGKIDLSYIDPVVIGRGVFNVTNEFVCGVVGYIQGVLCSILDTILDVVKGVTDISFIDPVVIGRNTFGATNDFVNGIVGYIQSVLCTIIDSILEIVKGTTDISFIDPVVIGRNVFSVTNDFVSGIAGYIQDVLCVILDVILDTLKDIQQAVGFSPMSVLKTTADITKEQISMLVSYFSATLIGEEGIMPEVSLDPMKVVEDAVLEFTDKKDLFVAYMSSMLVGDQGEPAAPPVVNVVTEKDEAVAAPSDINLVRRKGEFLPPFEKVAEILHTAKDEAAPAAELSEDSKTEEEEEEKEEEEEEEEAEVPPEAASEADVQDAEEDEVKHVDLEEKESETPLEEEILDHDSKEEEKEEADKEEEEEIITEEAAEQLEKEEGEEQEEDKKEEEGEEDQGKTEEAVDEEDEEAQAADGVVEDKEEEEEIKTEDVLVEEEEEEVEEEIKTEDYLVEEEEEEVEEEIKTDDVLVEEEEEEEEEEIKTEDDLVEEEEEKEEEEIKTEDDLVEEEEEEEEEEIETEDALVEEEEEEEEETKTIDALVEEEEEEETKTEDALLEDEDEEEEEEAKPEEVLLEDEEKEKEEEETKTEEDLAEDEDEEKEEETKTEDVLLEDEDEEEEEEEDEEDDKTKTDKDLAEDVEKEEPKLEDLAEEEEEEEEEEEEEEEEQEEEEEVKSEEEDERVQQTIKITDDDARDQFEKTDEEDQDLEMDNEDEEEEEGEKLDYVEIKEDDKDAEEEPLVQQLDLKILASEKLHIDQIPESEEETLLPEHDEDEFADIVDDHDENNNNSESRKTEPKRKRKVHVPFEKLRRVGSRAPHKEEHLSKHEKVLKEAKERHAIKEVKDAIVKEEEPVKKALKEEEDAKKLPKEKKQVKKLLKEEKEIKKPSKEKKEVKKPAKEEEEVKKPLKEEKVKKQLKEEKEVKKPPKEHKEVRKHKRLSKKEEEVKERPKEEKEIKKPLRDKKEVKKPPREEKETKKPPKEEKEIKKPPKKEKEEKRPPKAAEVTKEEKKPPKEEKEEKKPIKEAKDKHKPENKEERALKKERDVKKPLKEEKEVKKSPKEEERPSKKEKEVRKLLKEEKEAKKPAKEDKEEEKPLKTEREEKIPSKKQKEVKKPPKEEKEVKKPPKEEKEVKKPQKEEKEPKKPTKDEKEPEKPTKDEKEPKKPTKEEKEIKKPQKEDKEVKKPLKKEKEEKETPKEKREVKKPSKEDKKEKKPIKEETEDEKPHKEAKIPTKDEKEVKKPHKEEKEVKKPPKEEKEGKKPLKDKEIEKLLKQVKEEKESPKDKKGVKQPSEDKKVKKPIKDEKEEKKPLEEKREMKKPSKEDKEEKKPLKEKKEVKKPSEEEKKPLKEKKEVKKPSEEEKKPLKEKKEVKKPSEEEKKPLKEKKEVKKPSEEEKKPLKEKKEVKKPSEEEKKPLKEKKEVKKPSEEEKKPLKEREVKTPPKEDKKEKEEKKPIKEAKKEAESKKEKISKDGKEPIKPSKQEKEIKTTTKEDKEPTKKRVTKTEAKPKKSAKRIKVVKKEVASVLKKEHLNVTKAAEEPKKSAKVLKFAKKQIAPALKKEHKNVTKAAEVPEVPKVTAKPEVTKKVAAPKEAKKEPKQKIKRKPVKPDIDAVKEKEKAAPKKKEAEVSELKPKPGQKDAAVTKEKAKRAPPKKEVPKKKAKAAPAKKEAAAPKEKVKPVILTKEQEGAPKNATLAKERVKIVPMKKVVKAPKKEVKAVSAKTKSAKIKTKPTPVVKEAEAPHKNVSLTKEKVKVVPLKKVPVTPKEKVKAAPTKKEAEVLKEKKAEPVTPKKAAKPTPAKKKKVPETPKEKVKPALTKKEAELLKEKKPEPVTPKKEAEVLKEKKAEPVTPKKEAEVLKEKVAEPVTPKKAPVSKAKPTPAKKKKEPAKIKTKPAPVVKEAEAPHKNVSLTKEKVKVVPLKKVPVTPKEKVKPPPTKKEAEVLKEKKAEPVTPKKAPVSKAKPAPAKKKKEAKVLKEKKPEPVTPKKASVAKTKPAPVVKEAEAPHKNVSLSKERVKVVPLKKVPVTPKEKVKPAPTKKEAEVLKEKKAEPVTPKKAPVSKAKPAPAKKKKVPVTPKEKVEPAPTKKDAEVLKEKKAEPVIPKKAPVSKAKPAPAKKKKEVEAPKEKVKPVILTKEQEGAPKNATLAKERVKIVPMKKEVKVPKEKVKVSAKTKPAKIKTKPTPVVKEAEAPHKNISLTKEKVKVVPLKKVPVTLKEKVKPAPVKKEAEVLKEKKAEPVTPKKVPVTPKEKVKPAPTKKEAEIVKEKKAEPVTPKKAPVTKAKPAKKKKEVETPKEKAKPVILTKEQEGAPKNATLAKERVKIVPMKKVVKAPKEKVKVSAKIKPAKIKTKPAPVLKEAEVPQKNISLTKEKAKVVPLKKVPVTPKEKVKPAPTTKEAEVLKEKKAEPVTPKKAPVAKAKPAPAKKKKEVEAPKEKAKPAAVKKEAKPALAKKVEVAKEKPKPAQEKKAPSKKEAEIKKEKLKSLLKKEPKVTKEKVKPAVKKDILRKKIKPVHVKKEVEAPKEKDKPAAVKKAMLRKKTKAVPVRRVEKKAEKEEKAKEDRVLKEIQESAKKEKAATKKAAKEEKVKAEPSVSDSLLMEDELPYFQCFFVDEDEAQFPFYAFSPLQI from the exons ggGCCAAACCTGCCTCTGCTACTGCAGCCGGTGGCTCCAATGGAGCAGCAGCACCACAGCCGGGCTTCCTCAGATCCGGAGCTCTGAGTCTCCTCAATAAGCTGAAGGTGTCCGTGGAGCTGCTGATCGCCCTGGCTGCTCTGCTCTCCTGGGTGGTCGTGGGTGTGGTGATGTTTGACTTTGTGGAGTACAAAGCAGTCCCTG ACATTCAGCAAATCATTACGGACCCTGTTAAAGCTGTAAACGATGCTGTGGATGAAGCCACCAGCCTGCTCAATAAGTTTCAAG AATGTGCACCTGATTTAAGTGACCCCATGTCTGCTGCCACTTATGCAGCTGAGGAAATATCAGCAGCAAAAGATGGAGTTGTTCGATACTTTTCAGATGAGGAAG GGACCTTCTACCTCAGCTACATCGACCCTGTTGTCATTGGTAGACGAGCTTTCCATTCAACTAATGACTTCATGTGTGGAGTGGTGGGCGGCTGCAGGGACACACTATGTACTGTTGTGGACTCTATATTAGATACCATACAGGAGATAAATAAAG GAAAAATTGATCTTAGCTACATAGACCCTGTGGTAATAGGCAGAGGTGTCTTCAATGTTACTAATGAGTTCGTGTGTGGAGTGGTGGGCTACATCCAGGGTGTGCTCTGTTCGATACTGGACACTATACTGGATGTAGTGAAAG gagtCACTGACATTAGCTTCATAGACCCAGTAGTAATCGGCAGGAATACCTTCGGCGCTACTAATGACTTTGTGAATGGAATAGTGGGCTACATCCAGAGCGTACTCTGTACCATCATAGACAGTATCCTGGAAATAGTTAAAG gaACAACTGACATTAGCTTCATTGACCCTGTGGTTATTGGCAGGAATGTCTTCAGTGTTACTAATGACTTTGTGAGTGGAATAGCAGGATACATCCAGGATGTGCTCTGTGTAATCTTGGATGTGATACTGGACACATTAAAAG ATATTCAGCAGGCAGTGGGATTCAGTCCCATGTCGGTTCTGAAGACAACTGCGGACATCACCAAAGAACAGATCAGCATGCTTGTGAGCTACTTCTCAGCAACACTGATTGGTGAAGAAG gaaTCATGCCTGAAGTGTCCCTCGACCCCATGAAGGTTGTTGAGGATGCAGTGCTGGAGTTCACAGACAAGAAAGATTTGTTTGTGGCTTATATGTCAAGCATGTTGGTTGGTGATCAAG gTGAACCTGCCGCCCCTCCAGTTGTAAATGTAGTAACTGAAAAAG ATGAAGCTGTCGCTGCCCCATCTGACATCAATTTGGTGAGAAGGAAAG GTGAATTTCTGCCTCCATTTGAAAAAG TTGCAGAGATCTTACACACTGCCAAAGATGAAGCTGCTCCTGCTGCAGAGTTAAGTGAAGACTCaaagacggaggaggaggaggaggagaaggaggaggaggaggaggaggaggaggctgaagTGCCACCTGAAGCCGCTAGTGAAGCAGATGTGCAGGATGCAGAGGAAGATGAGG TGAAACATGTCGACCTTGAAGAAAAAGAATCTGAAACTCCTCTGGAGGAGGAAATCCTTGATCATGACagcaaggaggaggagaaggaagaggctgataaagaggaagaagaggagattATAACAGAGGAAGCTGCAGAGCAGTTGGAGAAAGAGGAAGgcgaggaacaggaggaggacaaaaaagaagaggagggtgAAGAAGATCAAGGAAAGACAGAGGAGGCTGTGgatgaagaagatgaggagGCACAAGCAGCAGACGGGGTGGTAGaagacaaagaggaggaggaggagatcaaaactgaagatgttttggtagaagaagaggaggaggaagtggaggaggagatcAAAACTGAAGATTATTTggtagaagaagaggaggaggaagtggaggaggagatcaaaactgatgatgttttggtagaagaagaggaggaggaagaggaggaggagatcaaAACTGAAGATGATTTggtagaagaagaggaggagaaagaggaggaggagatcaaAACTGAAGATGATTTggtagaagaagaggaggaggaagaggaggaggagatcgaAACTGAAGATGCTTTggtagaagaagaggaggaggaagaggaggagaccaAAACAATAGATGCTTtggtagaagaggaggaggaggaggagaccaaaacagaagaTGCTTTGctagaagatgaagatgaggaggaggaggaggaggccaaaCCTGAAGAAGTTTTGTTAGAagatgaggagaaggagaaagaggaggaggagaccaaaacagaagaagacttggcagaagatgaagatgaggagaaggaggaggagaccaAAACTGAAGATGTTTTGTTAGAAGacgaagatgaggaggaggaggaggaggaggatgaggaagatgaTAAGACCAAAACTGACAAAGACTTGGCAGAAGATGTGGAGAAGGAGGAACCAAAACTTGAAGACCtagcagaagaagaggaggaggaggaggaggaagaggaggaggaggaggaagagcaagaggaggaggaggaggttaaGTCAGAAGAAGAGGATGAAAGAGTCCAacaaaccatcaaaattacTGACGATGATGCCAGAGATCAGTTCGAGAAAACTGATGAAGAAGATCAGGATCTAGAAATGGACaatgaggatgaagaggaggaggaaggagaaaaactGGACTATGTAGAGATCAAGGAGGATGATAAAGATGCAGAAGAAGAACCATTAGTCCAACAGCTTGATCTTAAAATTCTGGCATCAGAAAAGCTCCATATTGATCAGATACCTGAATCTGAAGAAGAAACTTTACTACCTGAACATGATGAAGACGAATTCGCTGACATTGTTGATGATCAcgatgaaaacaacaacaacagtgagAGCAGAAAGACTGAGCCTAAACGTAAGAGGAAGGTTCATGTTCCCTTTGAGAAGCTCAGACGAGTCGGATCCAGAGCGCCTCACAAAGAAGAACATCTCAGCAAACATGAGAAAG TTCTCAAAGAGGCAAAGGAAAGACATGCAATTAAAGAAGTTAAAGATGCCATTGTTAAAG AAGAGGAGCCAGTGAAGAAGGCTCtcaaagaagaggaagatgcGAAGAAGCTGcccaaagaaaagaaacaagtaAAGAAACTCCtcaaagaagagaaagaaataaagaaaccctctaaagaaaagaaagaggtgAAGAAACCAGccaaagaagaggaggaagtcaAGAAACCTCTCAAAGAAGAGAAGGTGAAGAAACAactcaaagaagaaaaagaagtcaAGAAACCACCTAAAGAGCACAAAGAAGTAAGGAAACATAAGAGACTTTctaaaaaagaggaagaagtgaAAGAACGAcccaaagaagaaaaagaaatcaagaaaCCTCTTAGAGACAAGAAAGAAGTGAAGAAGCCACctagagaagagaaagaaaccaAGAAACCTCctaaagaggagaaagaaattAAGAAACCTCCcaaaaaggagaaagaggagaagagacCTCCTAAAGCTGCAGAAGTGacgaaagaagagaagaaacctcctaaagaagagaaagaggagaagaaaccTATTAAAGAAGCTAAAGATAAAcataaacctgaaaataaagaGGAGAGGGCCCTTAAAAAGGAGAGGGATGTGAAGAAACCTCttaaagaagagaaagaggtAAAGAAATCTCccaaagaagaggagagaccatctaagaaggagaaagaagttAGGAAACTTCtcaaggaggaaaaagaagccAAGAAACCAGCCAAAGaagacaaggaggaggagaaacctctcaaaacagagagagaagagaagataccttctaaaaaacagaaagaagtgaAGAAACCACccaaagaagagaaagaagtcaAGAAACCACccaaagaagagaaagaagtcaAGAAACCtcaaaaagaagagaaagaaccCAAGAAACCTACCAAAGATGAGAAAGAACCCGAGAAACCTACCAAAGACGAAAAAGAACCCAAGAAACCTAccaaagaagagaaagaaatcaAGAAACCTCAAAAGGAAGATAAAGAAGTTAAGAAACctctgaaaaaagagaaagaagaaaaggaaactcccaaagaaaagagagaagtgAAGAAACCTtccaaagaagacaaaaaggagaagaaacctatcaaagaagagacagaagatGAGAAACCTCACAAAGAAGCCAAGATACCTACCAAAGATGAGAAAGAAGTAAAGAAACCTCacaaggaagagaaagaagttAAGAAACCTcccaaagaagaaaaagaaggaaagaaacctCTCAAAGATAAGGAAATTGAGAAACTCCTCAAACAAGTCAAAGAAGAAAAGGAATCTCCCAAAGACAAGAAAGGAGTGAAGCAACCTTCAGAagacaaaaaagtcaagaaacCTATCAAAGatgagaaagaagagaagaaacctcttgaagaaaagagagaaatgaaGAAACCTTCCAAAGAGgacaaagaggaaaagaaaccccttaaagaaaagaaggaagtaAAGAAAccttctgaagaagaaaagaaaccccttaaagaaaagaaggaagtgAAGAAGccttctgaagaagaaaagaaaccccttaaagaaaagaaggaagtgAAGAAAccttctgaagaagaaaagaaaccccttaaagaaaagaaggaagtgAAGAAGccttctgaagaagaaaagaaaccccttaaagaaaagaaggaagtgAAGAAAccttctgaagaagaaaagaaaccccttaaagaaaagaaggaagtgAAGAAACCTtctgaagaagagaagaaaccCCTTAAAGAAAGGGAGGTGAAGACACCTCCCAAAGAagataaaaaagagaaagaggagaagaaaccTATTAAAGAAGCCAAAAAAGAGGCAgaatcaaagaaagaaaagatttcAAAAGATGGAAAGGAACCAATAAAGCCTTCTAAACAAGAGAAAGAAATCAAGACAACTaccaaagaagacaaagaacCAACGAAGAAGAGAGTCACCAAGACAG AAGCTAAACCCAAAAAGTCTGCAAAGAGAATTAAAGTAGTCAAGAAGGAAGTTGCATCTGTCCTCAAGAAGGAGCATCTTAATGTTACCAAAGCAG CTGAAGAACCCAAGAAGTCTGCAAAGGTGCTTAAATTTGCTAAAAAGCAAATAGCTCCTGCCCTGAAAAAGGAACATAAGAATGTTACTAAAGCAG CAGAGGTTCCTGAAGTCCCAAAGGTGACAGCCAAACCAGAAGTGACAAAGAAAG TGGCAGCTCCCAAGGAGGCCAAGAAGGAACCAAAGCAAAAAATCAAACGTAAACCTGTAAAACCag ATATCGATGCAgtgaaggaaaaggaaaaagcagCCCCTAAAAAGAAAG aaGCTGAAGTTTCTGAACTAAAGCCCAAACCTGGTCAGAAAG atgCTGCAGTTACTAAAGAAAAAGCCAAGCGAGCTCCACCAAAGAAGG AAGTTccaaagaaaaaggccaaagCAGCTCCAGCAAAGAAAG AGGCTGCTGCTCCTAAAGAAAAGGTCAAACCAGTCATCTTGACCAAAG AACAAGAAGGTGCTCCCAAAAATGCCACTCTGGCCAAAGAGAGGGTCAAAATAGTGCCTATGAAGAAAG TGGTCAAGGcaccaaaaaaagaagtcaaagcTGTCTCTGCAAAGACAA aatctgcaaaaatcaagacaaaaccAACACCGGTAGTTAAAG agGCAGAAGCACCACACAAAAATGTGTCTCTAACAAAGGAGAAGGTGAAGGTGGTGCCACTGAAGAAAG TGCCTGTAACTCCGAAAGAAAAAGTCAAAGCAGCACCAACAAAAAAAG AAGCTGAAGTTCTCAAGGAGAAGAAGGCTGAGCCAGTGACTCCAAAGAAAG CGGCAAAACCAACACCTGCTAAAAAGAAGAAAG TGCCTGAAActccaaaagaaaaagtcaaaccAGCATTAACAAAAAAAG AAGCTGAACTTCTCAAGGAGAAGAAGCCTGAGCCAGTGACTCCCAAGAAAG AAGCTGAAGTTCTCAAGGAGAAGAAGGCTGAGCCAGTGACTCCCAAGAAAG AAGCTGAAGTTCTCAAGGAGAAGGTGGCTGAGCCAGTGACTCCCAAGAAAG CACCTGTTTCCAAGGCAAAACCAACACCTGCTAAAAAGAAGAAAG AACCTgcaaaaatcaagacaaaaccAGCACCAGTTGTTAAAG AGGCAGAAGCACCACACAAAAATGTGTCTCTAACCAAGGAGAAGGTGAAGGTGGTGCCACTAAAGAAAG TGCCTGTAActccaaaagaaaaagtcaaaccACCACCAACGAAAAAAG AAGCTGAAGTTCTCAAGGAGAAGAAGGCTGAGCCAGTGACTCCCAAGAAAg CGCCTGTTTCTAAGGCAAAACCAGCACCTGCTAAAAAGAAGAAAG aaGCCAAAGTTCTTAAGGAGAAGAAGCCTGAGCCAGTGACTCCCAAGAAAG CATCTGTTGCTAAGACAAAACCAGCACCAGTTGTTAAAG aggCAGAAGCACCACACAAAAATGTGTCTCTAAGCAAGGAAAGGGTGAAGGTGGTGCCACTGAAGAAAG tgcCTGTAACTCCGAAAGAAAAAGTCAAACCAGCACCAACAAAGAAAG AAGCTGAAGTTCTCAAGGAGAAGAAGGCTGAGCCAGTGACTCCAAAGAAAG caCCTGTTTCTAAGGCAAAACCAGCACCTGCTAAAAAGAAGAAAG tGCCTGTGActccaaaagaaaaagttgaaCCAGCACCAACAAAAAAAG ATGCTGAAGTTCTCAAGGAGAAGAAGGCTGAGCCAGTGATTCCCAAGAAAG CACCTGTTTCTAAGGCAAAACCAGCACCTGCTAAAAAGAAGAAAG AAGTGGAGGCTCCTAAGGAAAAGGTCAAACCAGTCATCTTGACCAAAG AACAAGAAGGTGCTCCCAAAAATGCCACTCTGGCCAAAGAGAGGGTCAAAATAGTGCCTATGAAGAAAG aggtCAAGGTGCCAAAAGAGAAGGTCAAAGTCTCTGCAAAGACAA aACCTgcaaaaatcaagacaaaaccAACACCAGTAGTAAAAG aGGCAGAAGCACCACACAAAAATATCTCTCTAACCAAGGAGAAGGTGAAGGTGGTGCCACTGAAGAAAG tGCCTGTAACTCTGAAAGAAAAAGTCAAACCAGCACCAGTGAAAAAAG AAGCTGAAGTTCTCAAGGAGAAGAAGGCTGAGCCAGTGACTCCCAAGAAAG TGCCTGTAACTCcgaaagaaaaagtgaaaccaGCACCAACTAAAAAAG AAGCTGAAATTGTCAAGGAAAAGAAGGCTGAGCCAGTGACTCCCAAGAAAG CACCTGTTACAAAGGCAAAACctgctaaaaagaaaaaag aagtgGAGACTCCAAAAGAAAAGGCCAAACCAGTCATCTTGACCAAAG AACAAGAAGGTGCTCCCAAAAATGCCACTCTGGCCAAAGAAAGGGTCAAAATAGTGCCTATGAAGAAAG tgGTCAAAGCACCAAAAGAGAAAGTCAAAGTCTCTGCTAAGATAA AACCTgcaaaaatcaagacaaaaccAGCACCAGTGCTTAAAG AGGCAGAAGTACCACAGAAAAATATCTCTCTAACAAAGGAGAAGGCCAAAGTGGTGCCACTGAAGAAAG tGCCTGTAActccaaaagaaaaagtgaaaccaGCACCAACAACAAAAG AAGCTGAAGTTCTCAAGGAGAAGAAGGCTGAGCCAGTGACTCCCAAGAAAG CACCTGTTGCTAAGGCAAAACCAGCACCTGCTAAAAAGAAGAAAG AAGTGGAGGCTCCTAAAGAAAAGGCCAAACCTGCTGCAGTAAAGAAAG AGGCCAAGCCAGCCCTGGCCAAAAAAG TAGAGGTTGCAAAGGAGAAACCTAAACCAGCTCAAGAAAAGAAAg CTCCTTCtaaaaaagaagctgaaataaagaaggaaaagctcaaatCCCTCCTAAAGAAAG AGCCCAaagtaacaaaagaaaaagtcaaaccAGCTGttaaaaaag ACATTTTGAGGAAAAAGATCAAACCTGTCCACGTGAAGAAAG AAGTGGAGGCTCCTAAAGAAAAGGACAAACCTGCAGCAGTAAAGAAAG CCATGTTGAGGAAAAAGACCAAAGCAGTCCCTGTGAGGAGAG ttgagaagaaggcagaaaaggaggagaaagctAAAG AGGATCGAGTTCTTAAAGAGATACAGGAGTCTGCAAAGAAAG AAAAAGCTGCGACGAAGAAAGCTGCCAAGGAGGAGAAAGTTAAAG CAGAGCCTTCTGTATCAGACAGCCTTCTCATGGAGG